The genomic stretch TTATTGGATTATGTATTAGGAATGTATATGAAACTAAGTTTGGAAAGTGAAGAAAAGGAATGAATAAAGAGCTTCAAAGTAATAGTATAGCTGACTTAAGTCGGAAGAATAAAAATAAGAAATTAAAAAATCAAAAAAGTAAAGATCCAACCAAGTCAGGTGATCTATTAAATCTCCCACCTAGAAGTGAGACGATGAAAAGAAAAGAAGATGAACGAAGACCTTGGTGGAAAATAAAATATCCATTAATTACAGCTTTAGTAATCATTTTTATTTTCCTGCCGTTTGGCGTAGTTAAGTTCGTTCATAGTAAATATGATAAAATTTTTACTCCAAAAGGAAGTTTAATCGTTCCTTCAAATAAATTTGAAAAAGTTAGACTAGCAGCTACTGAAAAATTTAAAAGCCATAAAAATAAAAAAGAAAGCACTAAAAATGCTTCGATAAAAAGTGATGTAACAAATAAAGTAAAGCCTCAATCTTCATCAAGTGCAACTGATTCAAATGGGTCGGTTGGGGTAAAAGAAATAAATCATGAAGTAAAAAGAGGGGAAACATTATTTACTATATCGATGAAATATTATGGTAATCGAGATGGTGAAGAAATTATTCAAGATGCAAATAATCTGCAAAGTATTGAAGTGAAACCTGGTCAAATATTAAAAATCCCATTAAATGTCGATGTGGATAAATAAGATTTGAGAAGTTCAAAATCTAGACAAATCCGTTTAAATTGAATGCTCCCTTTCTATGTTATAAATAGAGTGAAGGGAGTGTTATAGAATGTTAGCAAAACATCGAATGCTTCAAAATCATCAAGTTATTACGGTTCAATCAAACGATACTGTAGATCGTGCATTGAATCTTTTATTAGAAAAACAGATTGATAGCGTACCTGTATTATCAGGAAATAAGTATGTTGGTATGATTTCACAAGCTGAGATTTTTAGAAGATGCTTTTATAGTGAATTGTCAAAAGAAGAATACATTAAAAATATAAAAATAGGTGAAATAGCAACCCATCAAACAAATTGTGTAAAAGCGGAAGAGCCATTTGAAGATACAATGCACTCATTAAAAAAATATCCATCAATTGCGGTAGTTGATGATGAGAGAAATTTTGTTGGACTTGTTATAAGATATGACGTTATCAAGATTTTTCAAGAAGTACTTGGAAAGGATTGTCGAGGGATCAGGATTTCAATGACAAGTATGGAGCAGGAAGGTCAACTAGCGAGATTACTTGACTATCTTCATCATTTTAAAATCAACGTCATTTCACTTGTAACGTTTGATTCAAAAGATCAATTATTAAGAAGAATGGTCTTAAAAATTGAAGCTAATAAAAATATAGATAAAATTTTAAGTAAATTTGAAGAACTCGGCCTTAGAATAGTATCTGTTACGAATGAGTAAGGTACTGTTTTTTGTCTAATTAAAAACTTATGCACATTCAATACGAATGTACATAAGTTTTTTTGTGGTTTAAAATTTTTCAATTTCTACTAGTTTTTGTATAATAATAAAAAGTACTATGAACTGTACGCAAAGAACTGATATAAATCGCTTTTGTATGAATGGGGTATAGTCATTGGGAGCAACATGGTATTTACTTAATGGGTTTATGAAACAAGGGGGAAATTAAAATAAAATTTTTAGTATTAATTGGAT from Arthrobacter citreus encodes the following:
- a CDS encoding LysM peptidoglycan-binding domain-containing protein — translated: MNKELQSNSIADLSRKNKNKKLKNQKSKDPTKSGDLLNLPPRSETMKRKEDERRPWWKIKYPLITALVIIFIFLPFGVVKFVHSKYDKIFTPKGSLIVPSNKFEKVRLAATEKFKSHKNKKESTKNASIKSDVTNKVKPQSSSSATDSNGSVGVKEINHEVKRGETLFTISMKYYGNRDGEEIIQDANNLQSIEVKPGQILKIPLNVDVDK
- a CDS encoding CBS domain-containing protein, coding for MLAKHRMLQNHQVITVQSNDTVDRALNLLLEKQIDSVPVLSGNKYVGMISQAEIFRRCFYSELSKEEYIKNIKIGEIATHQTNCVKAEEPFEDTMHSLKKYPSIAVVDDERNFVGLVIRYDVIKIFQEVLGKDCRGIRISMTSMEQEGQLARLLDYLHHFKINVISLVTFDSKDQLLRRMVLKIEANKNIDKILSKFEELGLRIVSVTNE